Proteins encoded together in one Vigna angularis cultivar LongXiaoDou No.4 chromosome 5, ASM1680809v1, whole genome shotgun sequence window:
- the LOC128196784 gene encoding signal recognition particle 9 kDa protein-like, whose translation MVYITEWDKFVEQSIQLFRADPDSTRYVMKYRHCDGKLVLRVTDNRQCLKYKTDQAQEAKKMEKLNNMFFALMARGPDVDLSEVTGKEQMDAQPSKKGRGRKQ comes from the exons ATGGTTTACATAACTGAGTGGGACAAATTTGTGGAGCAATCCATTCAGTTGTTTCGTGCTGATCCTGACTCT ACACGGTATGTCATGAAGTACAGGCATTGTGATGGCAAGTTGGTACTTAGGGTCACTGATAACCGGCAG TGTCTAAAGTACAAGACAGACCAAGCACAGGAGGCTAAGAAGATGGAAAAACTGAACAATATGTTCTTTGCTTTGATGGCCCGTGGTCCTGATG TTGATCTATCAGAAGTCACTGGAAAAGAGCAAATGGATGCTCAACCAAGCAAGAAAGGAAGAGGAAGGAAGCAATAA